In a single window of the Antennarius striatus isolate MH-2024 chromosome 3, ASM4005453v1, whole genome shotgun sequence genome:
- the stx2b gene encoding syntaxin-2 isoform X1, whose product MKDRLAELTSRTPPAEEDVPVAVDRDVFMESFFRKVEEVRVLIEKISQQVEEMRRMHSMILSAPHPDDRTKDQLDALTNAIKGNANVLRAKLKSMEQGIPKDDPVSRSSVDVRIQKTQHTVLSRKFVEVMTQYNETQVFFRERSKGRIQRQLEITGRVTTNEELEDMLESGNPSIFTSDIISDSQITRQALNEIESRHQDIMRLECSIRELHEMFMDMAMLVETQGEMVNNIETNVSNAAEYICRAKEETKKALRYQKKSRRKYLILALALLVLLAVVALIVGLSVGLTKPPV is encoded by the exons ATGAAGGACCGGCTGGCCGAGCTGACT AGCAGGACCCCCCCAGCGGAGGAGGACGTCCCGGTGGCGGTGGACAGGGATGTCTTCATGGAGAGCTTCTTCAGGAAG GTGGAAGAAGTTCGTGTTCTGATCGAGAAGATCTcccagcaggtggaggagatgCGGAGGATGCACAGCATGATCCTGTCTGCGCCCCACCCGGACGACA GGACCAAGGATCAGCTGGACGCGCTGACCAACGCCATCAAAGGGAACGCCAACGTGCTGCGAGCCAAACTGAAAT CCATGGAGCAAGGCATTCCCAAAGACGACCCGGTGAGCAGGTCGTCGGTGGACGTCAGGATCCAAAAAACGCAG CACACGGTTCTGTCCAGGAAGTTCGTGGAGGTCATGACCCAGTACAACGAAACCCAAGTGTTCTTTCGGGAAAGGAGCAAAGGGAGGATCCAGAGGCAGCTGGAGATCA CTGGAAGAGTCACCACCAATGAAGAGCTGGAGGACATGTTGGAAAGtggaaatccatccatcttcacatcCGAT ATCATTTCAGACTCCCAGATCACTCGCCAGGCCTTAAACGAGATCGAGTCCCGACACCAGGACATCATGCGTCTGGAGTGCAGCATCAGAGAGCTCCACGAGATGTTCATGGACATGGCCATGTTGGTAGAAACTCAG GGCGAGATGGTGAACAACATCGAGACGAACGTCTCCAACGCAGCCGAATACATCTGCAGAGCGAAGGAAGAGACCAAGAAAGCACTGAGATACCAGAAAAAATCCCGTCGG AAATACCTCATCCTGGCCCTTGCTCTGTTGGTCCTGCTGGCTGTGGTTGCACTCATTGTGGGCTTGTCTGTCGGTCTAACCAAACCCCCCGTGTGA
- the stx2b gene encoding syntaxin-2 isoform X2, with protein sequence MESFFRKVEEVRVLIEKISQQVEEMRRMHSMILSAPHPDDRTKDQLDALTNAIKGNANVLRAKLKSMEQGIPKDDPVSRSSVDVRIQKTQHTVLSRKFVEVMTQYNETQVFFRERSKGRIQRQLEITGRVTTNEELEDMLESGNPSIFTSDIISDSQITRQALNEIESRHQDIMRLECSIRELHEMFMDMAMLVETQGEMVNNIETNVSNAAEYICRAKEETKKALRYQKKSRRKYLILALALLVLLAVVALIVGLSVGLTKPPV encoded by the exons ATGGAGAGCTTCTTCAGGAAG GTGGAAGAAGTTCGTGTTCTGATCGAGAAGATCTcccagcaggtggaggagatgCGGAGGATGCACAGCATGATCCTGTCTGCGCCCCACCCGGACGACA GGACCAAGGATCAGCTGGACGCGCTGACCAACGCCATCAAAGGGAACGCCAACGTGCTGCGAGCCAAACTGAAAT CCATGGAGCAAGGCATTCCCAAAGACGACCCGGTGAGCAGGTCGTCGGTGGACGTCAGGATCCAAAAAACGCAG CACACGGTTCTGTCCAGGAAGTTCGTGGAGGTCATGACCCAGTACAACGAAACCCAAGTGTTCTTTCGGGAAAGGAGCAAAGGGAGGATCCAGAGGCAGCTGGAGATCA CTGGAAGAGTCACCACCAATGAAGAGCTGGAGGACATGTTGGAAAGtggaaatccatccatcttcacatcCGAT ATCATTTCAGACTCCCAGATCACTCGCCAGGCCTTAAACGAGATCGAGTCCCGACACCAGGACATCATGCGTCTGGAGTGCAGCATCAGAGAGCTCCACGAGATGTTCATGGACATGGCCATGTTGGTAGAAACTCAG GGCGAGATGGTGAACAACATCGAGACGAACGTCTCCAACGCAGCCGAATACATCTGCAGAGCGAAGGAAGAGACCAAGAAAGCACTGAGATACCAGAAAAAATCCCGTCGG AAATACCTCATCCTGGCCCTTGCTCTGTTGGTCCTGCTGGCTGTGGTTGCACTCATTGTGGGCTTGTCTGTCGGTCTAACCAAACCCCCCGTGTGA